From a single Rutidosis leptorrhynchoides isolate AG116_Rl617_1_P2 chromosome 5, CSIRO_AGI_Rlap_v1, whole genome shotgun sequence genomic region:
- the LOC139847657 gene encoding LOW QUALITY PROTEIN: probable Ufm1-specific protease (The sequence of the model RefSeq protein was modified relative to this genomic sequence to represent the inferred CDS: inserted 1 base in 1 codon) codes for MANDDAIDDTTTTIRILCRKQLLLITKPQSGIQWLIGSPFLPPFTIVSTVRCIHSHPSDPLSPNFTNESDDMRALIPRGFEVIGALIVGSVKSNDEVLARDAINASSRMRKALHQLKDCGLVGGVVDPSSGEIRFFVSNSVVELVTSVVYEDQPENYVWERGCILNCELPIKLPVYYSLKDSKDAEDMLTRATEAVGAKLRDLKTTCVLETLNESVIMRNRDQDLPANSLLCSHFSSKDKNHKSCSVENADKIQVSFFLDTSGASLKPSAPLAEYIPGEAKLLXFKLQVICYAAKDFRLTDAVSELIIPGLVDQLHTLKNMTLPYLLSQHPKLHPYHFSPPGFLHPITAIYESAYGETEMKQVEIRRSLHLRLGLPLDRPLLRIASALNLSTVKEGASGNFLRKGTPLLKDVHIGIPSSGVQDGVASLVQGSYEYYHYLQDGYDDSGWGCAYRSLQTIVSWFKVQQYTSIDVPSHREIQESLVEIGDKDPSFVGSREWIGAIELSFVLDKLLGVTCKVINVRSGDELPEKCRELAMHFETQGTPIMIGGGVLAYTLLGVDYNEASGDCAFLILDPHYTGNDDLKKIVNGGWCGWKKAIDNKGKHFFLHNKFYNLLLPQRPNMV; via the exons ATGGCCAATGATGATGCAATCGACGACACAACTACTACTATACGAATTCTATGTCGCAAACAACTTTTACTCATCACAAAACCTCAATCAGGCATTCAATGGCTAATCGGTTCGCCTTTTCTCCCACCGTTCACCATCGTTTCAACCGTCCGATGCATTCACTCTCATCCGTCCGATCCTCTCTCCCCCAATTTCACAAACGAATCAG ATGATATGAGGGCGTTAATACCTAGAGGATTTGAAGTAATTGGTGCTTTGATCGTTGGTAGTGTTAAATCGAATGATGAAGTGTTGGCTCGAGATGCGATAAATGCGTCGAGTAGAATGAGGAAGGCACTGCATCAATTGAAGGATTGTGGTTTAGTTGGTGGTGTTGTGGATCCAAGTTCCGGAGAGATACGTTTTTTCGTCTCGAATTCGGTTGTTGAGTTGGTGACTTCTGTTGTGTATGAAGATCAGCCTGAGAATTATGTTTGGGAGAGAGGGTGTATACTGAATTGTGAGCTTCCGATCAAGTTGCCGGTGTATTATTCTTTGAAGGATTCAAAAG ATGCTGAAGATATGCTAACACGAGCAACTGAGGCTGTCGGTGCTAAACTTAGAGACCTTAAAACTACATGCGTGCTAGAAACACTTAATGAGTCTGTGATTATGCGTAACAGGGATCAGGATCTCCCAGCAAACTCTTTATTGTGCTCTCACTTTTCATCTAAAGATAAGAACCATAAATCCTGTTCTGTAGAG AATGCAGATAAAATCCAAGTATCCTTTTTTCTTGATACATCAGGAGCCTCTCTAAAACCTTCTGCTCCTCTTGCTGAATATATTCCAG GGGAAGCCAAGCTTT ACTTTAAACTACAAGTTATCTGTTATGCGGCGAAGGATTTTCGACTGACAGATGCAGTTTCAGAATTGATCATACCTGGGTTAGTTGACCAGTTACATACTTTGAAGAACATGACCCTACCTTATCTATTATCACAACACCCAAAG CTACATCCATATCACTTCAGTCCTCCAGGATTTTTGCATCCGATAACTGCTATATATGAATCCGCTTATGGTGAGACAGAAATGAAGCAAG TTGAAATCAGAAGATCTCTGCACCTGAGGTTGGGGTTACCTTTAGATCGTCCTCTTTTAAGAATTGCTAGTGCCTTGAACTTGTCAACTGTGAAGGAAGGTGCAAGTGGCAACTTCCTACGGAAGG GAACTCCTTTGCTCAAGGACGTACACATTGGAATTCCAAGTAGTGGAG TTCAGGATGGTGTTGCATCTCTGGTTCAAGGTTCCTATGAGTACTATCATTACCTTCAAGATGGTTACGATGACTCG GGCTGGGGTTGTGCCTACCGCTCTTTGCAGACCATAGTGTCATGGTTTAAAGTTCAACAATACACGTCTATTGACGTTCCTTCACACCG GGAAATACAAGAgtcacttgtagaaattggagatAAAGACCCTTCGTTTGTTGGGTCACGTGAGTGGATTGGCGCAATTGAACTAAGCTTTGTTTTGGACAAACTCCTCGGT GTAACCTGCAAGGTCATAAATGTAAGATCAGGAGATGAATTACCTGAAAAATGTAGAGAACTGGCAATGCATTTCGAGACCCAAGGAACACCAATCATGATTG GTGGTGGTGTTCTTGCGTATACTCTCTTAGGAGTTGATTACAATGAAGCAAGCGGTGATTGTGCATTTCTAATACTTGATCCACATTATACCGGCAACGATGATTTAAAGAAAATAGTGAACGGTGGGTGGTGTGGATGGAAAAAAGCTATCGACAACAAGGGGAAACATTTCTTTTTGCATAATAAATTCTACAATCTCTTACTTCCCCAGAGGCCAAACATGGTTTGA